A region from the Indicator indicator isolate 239-I01 chromosome 4, UM_Iind_1.1, whole genome shotgun sequence genome encodes:
- the CDKL1 gene encoding cyclin-dependent kinase-like 1 isoform X1, which translates to MERYEKLGKVGEGSYGVVFKCRNKDTGQIVAIKKFLESEEDPLIRKIALREIRMLKQLKHPNLVNLLEVFRRKRRLHLVFEYCDHTVLHELDKHPRGVPEHLVKSITWQTLQAVNFCHKHNCIHRDVKPENILITKHSVIKLCDFGFARILTGPSDYYTDYVATRWYRSPELLVGDTQYGPPVDVWAIGCVFAELLSGVPLWPGKSDVDQLYLIRRTLGDLIPRHQQVFSTNHFFSGVQIPDPESMEPLEVKFSNISYSALALMKSCLRMDPAERQTCEQLLQHPYFDSIRQAADLGKEHEKTARKPARPTRKHVAGVMFSLQDLLQYLPQLTSSNLLPALDSKKCCCKPRRSNYHFPNI; encoded by the exons ATGGAGCGGTACGAGAAGCTGGGCAAGGTCGGGGAAGGCTCCTACGGCGTCGTCTTCAAGTGCCGCAACAAGGACACCGGGCAGATTGTGGCCATCAAGAAGTTCCTGGAGTCCGAGGAGGACCCGCTGATCAGGAAGATCGCCCTGCGGGAGATCCGCATGCTGAAG CAACTGAAACACCCCAACCTGGTGAACCTGCTGGAAGTCTTCAGGAGGAAGAGGCGGCTGCATCTGGTCTTTGAATATTGTGACCACACAGTTCTCCATGAGCTGGACAAGCACCCACGGGG GGTGCCAGAGCATCTGGTGAAGAGCATAACCTGGCAGACCCTGCAAGCTGTGAACTTCTGCCATAAACACAAT tgCATACACCGAGATGTAAAGCCAGAGAACATCCTGATAACCAAGCACTCGGTCATCAAACTGTGTGACTTTGGATTTGCTCGCATACTGA CTGGTCCAAGTGATTATTACACAGACTATGTGGCTACCAGGTGGTACcgctctccagagctgcttgtGGGAGACACCCAGTATGGTCCTCCTGTGGACGTATGGGCCATTGGCTGTGtctttgctgagctgctctccGGGGTGCCCCTGTGGCCAGGCAAGTCTGATGTCGACCAGCTGTACCTCATCCGGAGAACCCTGG GGGATCTCATTCCCAGGCACCAGCAAGTGTTCAGCACCAACCACTTCTTCAGTGGGGTTCAAATTCCAGACCCTGAGAGCATG gagCCGTTAGAAGTGAAATTCTCTAATATTTCATACTCTGCTTTGGCTCTCATGAAG AGTTGCCTTCGCATGGACCCAGCAGAAAGGCAGACGTGTGAGCAGCTGTTGCAGCATCCCTATTTTGACAGcatcaggcaggcagcagatctGGGAAAAGAACATGAGAAAACAGCTCGGAAACCAGCCAGGCCCACTCGGAAGCACGTAGCAGGGGTAATGTTTTCCTTGCAGGATTTA TTACAGTATCTGCCTCAACTGACCAGTAGTaacctcctgccagctctggaCAGCAAGAAGTGCTGCTGCAAACCAAGAAGATCAAACTACCACTTCCCCAACATCTAA
- the CDKL1 gene encoding cyclin-dependent kinase-like 1 isoform X2: MERYEKLGKVGEGSYGVVFKCRNKDTGQIVAIKKFLESEEDPLIRKIALREIRMLKQLKHPNLVNLLEVFRRKRRLHLVFEYCDHTVLHELDKHPRGVPEHLVKSITWQTLQAVNFCHKHNCIHRDVKPENILITKHSVIKLCDFGFARILTGPSDYYTDYVATRWYRSPELLVGDTQYGPPVDVWAIGCVFAELLSGVPLWPGKSDVDQLYLIRRTLGDLIPRHQQVFSTNHFFSGVQIPDPESMEPLEVKFSNISYSALALMKSCLRMDPAERQTCEQLLQHPYFDSIRQAADLGKEHEKTARKPARPTRKHVAGLQYLPQLTSSNLLPALDSKKCCCKPRRSNYHFPNI; encoded by the exons ATGGAGCGGTACGAGAAGCTGGGCAAGGTCGGGGAAGGCTCCTACGGCGTCGTCTTCAAGTGCCGCAACAAGGACACCGGGCAGATTGTGGCCATCAAGAAGTTCCTGGAGTCCGAGGAGGACCCGCTGATCAGGAAGATCGCCCTGCGGGAGATCCGCATGCTGAAG CAACTGAAACACCCCAACCTGGTGAACCTGCTGGAAGTCTTCAGGAGGAAGAGGCGGCTGCATCTGGTCTTTGAATATTGTGACCACACAGTTCTCCATGAGCTGGACAAGCACCCACGGGG GGTGCCAGAGCATCTGGTGAAGAGCATAACCTGGCAGACCCTGCAAGCTGTGAACTTCTGCCATAAACACAAT tgCATACACCGAGATGTAAAGCCAGAGAACATCCTGATAACCAAGCACTCGGTCATCAAACTGTGTGACTTTGGATTTGCTCGCATACTGA CTGGTCCAAGTGATTATTACACAGACTATGTGGCTACCAGGTGGTACcgctctccagagctgcttgtGGGAGACACCCAGTATGGTCCTCCTGTGGACGTATGGGCCATTGGCTGTGtctttgctgagctgctctccGGGGTGCCCCTGTGGCCAGGCAAGTCTGATGTCGACCAGCTGTACCTCATCCGGAGAACCCTGG GGGATCTCATTCCCAGGCACCAGCAAGTGTTCAGCACCAACCACTTCTTCAGTGGGGTTCAAATTCCAGACCCTGAGAGCATG gagCCGTTAGAAGTGAAATTCTCTAATATTTCATACTCTGCTTTGGCTCTCATGAAG AGTTGCCTTCGCATGGACCCAGCAGAAAGGCAGACGTGTGAGCAGCTGTTGCAGCATCCCTATTTTGACAGcatcaggcaggcagcagatctGGGAAAAGAACATGAGAAAACAGCTCGGAAACCAGCCAGGCCCACTCGGAAGCACGTAGCAGGG TTACAGTATCTGCCTCAACTGACCAGTAGTaacctcctgccagctctggaCAGCAAGAAGTGCTGCTGCAAACCAAGAAGATCAAACTACCACTTCCCCAACATCTAA
- the CDKL1 gene encoding cyclin-dependent kinase-like 1 isoform X3: MERYEKLGKVGEGSYGVVFKCRNKDTGQIVAIKKFLESEEDPLIRKIALREIRMLKQLKHPNLVNLLEVFRRKRRLHLVFEYCDHTVLHELDKHPRGVPEHLVKSITWQTLQAVNFCHKHNCIHRDVKPENILITKHSVIKLCDFGFARILTGPSDYYTDYVATRWYRSPELLVGDTQYGPPVDVWAIGCVFAELLSGVPLWPGKSDVDQLYLIRRTLGDLIPRHQQVFSTNHFFSGVQIPDPESMEPLEVKFSNISYSALALMKLQYLPQLTSSNLLPALDSKKCCCKPRRSNYHFPNI, encoded by the exons ATGGAGCGGTACGAGAAGCTGGGCAAGGTCGGGGAAGGCTCCTACGGCGTCGTCTTCAAGTGCCGCAACAAGGACACCGGGCAGATTGTGGCCATCAAGAAGTTCCTGGAGTCCGAGGAGGACCCGCTGATCAGGAAGATCGCCCTGCGGGAGATCCGCATGCTGAAG CAACTGAAACACCCCAACCTGGTGAACCTGCTGGAAGTCTTCAGGAGGAAGAGGCGGCTGCATCTGGTCTTTGAATATTGTGACCACACAGTTCTCCATGAGCTGGACAAGCACCCACGGGG GGTGCCAGAGCATCTGGTGAAGAGCATAACCTGGCAGACCCTGCAAGCTGTGAACTTCTGCCATAAACACAAT tgCATACACCGAGATGTAAAGCCAGAGAACATCCTGATAACCAAGCACTCGGTCATCAAACTGTGTGACTTTGGATTTGCTCGCATACTGA CTGGTCCAAGTGATTATTACACAGACTATGTGGCTACCAGGTGGTACcgctctccagagctgcttgtGGGAGACACCCAGTATGGTCCTCCTGTGGACGTATGGGCCATTGGCTGTGtctttgctgagctgctctccGGGGTGCCCCTGTGGCCAGGCAAGTCTGATGTCGACCAGCTGTACCTCATCCGGAGAACCCTGG GGGATCTCATTCCCAGGCACCAGCAAGTGTTCAGCACCAACCACTTCTTCAGTGGGGTTCAAATTCCAGACCCTGAGAGCATG gagCCGTTAGAAGTGAAATTCTCTAATATTTCATACTCTGCTTTGGCTCTCATGAAG TTACAGTATCTGCCTCAACTGACCAGTAGTaacctcctgccagctctggaCAGCAAGAAGTGCTGCTGCAAACCAAGAAGATCAAACTACCACTTCCCCAACATCTAA
- the DMAC2L gene encoding ATP synthase subunit s, mitochondrial, translating into MVLLGKLVQPGCSLSKAPGACRHFWGWLNAVFNKVDYERIQAVGPDRAASEWLLRCGALVRYQGYQKWQQDYNGLPTGPLGKYKIEAINATDSCIMYRGFDYLDGLQHVTEIKLQKCIYIQDECLQKLSETKNLQKSLLQLWIISCGNVTDKGIIALHKLTNLEYLYLSDLPGIREKETTIGILQQALPNLELELDLE; encoded by the exons ATGGTGTTGTTGGGAAAACTCGTGCAGCCGGGTTGCAGCCTGAGCAAAGCACCGGGTGCCTGCAGACACTTCTGGGGATGGCTGAATGCCGTGTTCAACAA AGTGGACTACGAACGTATACAGGCCGTTGGCCCTGACAGGGCAGCTTCAGAGTGGCTGCTGCGATGTGGTGCCTTGGTGCGCTATCAGGGCTACCAGAAATGGCAGCAGGACTACAACGGCCTCCCCACAGGGCCCTTGGGCAAATACAAGATCGAAGCAATTAATGCCACAGACTCTTGCATCATGTACAGAGGATTTGACTACCTGG ATGGTCTCCAGCATGTTACAGAAATCAAGCTGCAGAAATGTATTTACATCCAAGACGAGTGCCTGCAGAAGCTCAGTGAGACAAAGAACCTCCAGAAGAGTCTCCTTCAGCTGTGGATTATTTCCTGTGGGAACGTCACAGATAAAGGCATCATTGCGCTTCACAAGCTGAC GAACCTTGAATATTTGTATCTGAGTGACCTTCCTGGAATAAGAGAGAAGGAAACCACCATCGGCATCCTTCAGCAGGCACTGCCAAACCTGGAGTTGGAGCTGGATTTGGAATAA